In one window of Prosthecomicrobium sp. N25 DNA:
- a CDS encoding carbohydrate ABC transporter permease — MTALTLAALALWLVIAMFPFVWTAWGSFKIENDFFSKADWTQALTGPLTRATYGSAFTGAGYYGAWIREEFWRAALNTGIVVVCVVAISLTLGTLGGYALSRSTYRYAFWLLIVALVFRAMPPITLVSGYLLPFYQWNLWGHLPTAIIVLVAINQPFTLWMLTAFFRNIPRDLDESARVDGCTPFQAFRHVIIPVMWPGVITTGLFSFLLAYNDFVVTAMLLSKDNQTMIPKIASFLGTTQTEGNIMFAVSSVVSVTAPLFVLVMVFQRQIVSGLTAGAVKG; from the coding sequence ATGACCGCGCTGACGCTCGCGGCCCTGGCGCTGTGGCTCGTCATCGCCATGTTCCCTTTCGTCTGGACGGCCTGGGGCAGCTTCAAGATCGAGAACGACTTCTTCTCCAAGGCCGACTGGACCCAGGCCCTGACGGGTCCGCTGACGCGGGCGACCTACGGCAGCGCCTTCACGGGCGCGGGCTACTACGGCGCCTGGATCCGGGAGGAGTTCTGGCGGGCGGCGCTCAACACCGGCATCGTGGTCGTCTGCGTCGTCGCGATCTCGCTCACCCTCGGAACACTCGGCGGCTATGCGCTCAGCCGGTCGACCTACCGGTACGCGTTCTGGCTCCTCATCGTCGCGCTCGTGTTCCGCGCGATGCCGCCGATCACGCTGGTGTCGGGCTACCTGCTGCCCTTCTACCAGTGGAACCTCTGGGGCCACCTGCCGACGGCCATCATCGTCCTGGTCGCCATCAACCAGCCCTTCACGCTCTGGATGTTGACGGCCTTCTTCCGGAACATCCCGAGGGACCTGGACGAGAGCGCCCGCGTCGACGGCTGTACCCCGTTCCAGGCCTTCCGGCACGTGATCATCCCGGTGATGTGGCCGGGGGTCATCACCACGGGGCTCTTCTCCTTTCTGCTCGCCTACAACGACTTCGTCGTCACGGCCATGCTCCTCTCCAAGGACAACCAGACCATGATCCCGAAGATCGCAAGCTTCCTCGGCACGACCCAGACGGAGGGCAACATCATGTTCGCCGTTTCGTCGGTGGTGTCCGTCACCGCACCGCTCTTCGTCCTGGTGATGGTCTTCCAGCGTCAGATCGTCTCCGGCCTGACGGCGGGTGCGGTGAAAGGGTAA
- a CDS encoding arsenate-mycothiol transferase ArsC — translation MERPRPSAVLFACSLNAVRSPMAEAIAKHLFNRRIYFQSAGVRQGELDPFAVKVLDEIGIDISRHKPKTFDDLEDSNFDLVITLAPEAHHKALDMTRTMAMDVEYWPTADPQLASGSREQILDAYRAVRDGLTKRIKERLGWNPKAHD, via the coding sequence GTGGAGCGCCCGCGCCCCAGCGCCGTGCTTTTCGCCTGTTCGCTCAATGCGGTCCGCTCGCCGATGGCGGAGGCCATCGCCAAGCACCTGTTCAACCGGCGCATCTACTTCCAGTCGGCGGGGGTGCGTCAGGGGGAGCTCGACCCGTTCGCCGTCAAGGTGCTGGACGAGATCGGCATCGACATCTCCCGGCATAAGCCGAAGACCTTCGACGACCTGGAGGACTCCAACTTCGACCTCGTCATCACGCTGGCGCCGGAGGCCCACCACAAGGCGCTCGACATGACCCGCACGATGGCGATGGACGTGGAATACTGGCCGACGGCCGATCCCCAGCTCGCCTCCGGCTCGCGCGAGCAGATCCTGGACGCCTACAGGGCGGTGCGCGACGGGCTCACGAAGCGGATCAAGGAGCGGCTCGGCTGGAACCCGAAGGCGCACGACTGA
- a CDS encoding ABC transporter substrate-binding protein, which translates to MHKVLKAAIPVAAFLASASIASADCGATSGRVNIVGNEFPAIKTVAANAAKCATGSLTVSSNLTANHQKINLPGMQGNPAEYTSAIIATSSIVALMNDNVIRPLDALVAAHGADIPKNQLITINGKVMAVAFMANSQHLVYRKDVLEKIGVQPPKTYEELLAAAKIIREKGLMKNPVGGAYQAGWNLAQEFVNMYIGYGGEFFKPGSAEPAINNPQGVAALEMMKALSAYMNPDFLTHDSNATSAEWKAGNVALMSMWGSRTGVLTVKEGNDPVVAANTAVGAPLTVGGGKIPATTLWWDGWTVAKNISEDDAKATFLAMKNGISPSILNDETMGQAVWMIKGYKPAPVNEGVMQTMAMGAKPYPMLPYMGLLHTAIGDGLAPFLAGKKDAATTLADIQAAYVTAAKEKGFLK; encoded by the coding sequence ATGCACAAGGTTCTGAAAGCCGCCATACCGGTCGCAGCATTCCTCGCCTCGGCGTCCATCGCCTCCGCCGACTGCGGCGCGACCAGCGGGCGGGTGAACATCGTCGGTAACGAATTCCCGGCCATCAAGACGGTGGCAGCCAACGCCGCGAAGTGCGCGACCGGCAGCCTGACCGTCTCGTCGAACCTGACGGCCAACCACCAGAAGATCAACCTGCCCGGGATGCAGGGAAACCCTGCCGAATACACGTCGGCGATCATCGCCACGTCGTCGATCGTCGCCCTGATGAACGACAACGTCATCCGACCGCTCGATGCGCTGGTCGCCGCGCACGGCGCGGATATCCCGAAGAACCAGCTCATCACGATCAACGGCAAGGTGATGGCGGTGGCCTTCATGGCCAACTCGCAGCATCTGGTCTACCGCAAGGACGTCCTGGAGAAGATCGGCGTCCAGCCGCCGAAGACCTACGAGGAGCTCCTCGCCGCCGCAAAGATCATCCGTGAAAAGGGCCTGATGAAGAATCCAGTCGGCGGCGCCTACCAGGCCGGCTGGAATCTGGCCCAGGAATTCGTCAACATGTACATCGGCTACGGCGGCGAGTTCTTCAAACCGGGCTCGGCGGAGCCGGCAATCAACAACCCGCAAGGCGTCGCCGCGCTCGAGATGATGAAGGCGCTCAGCGCTTACATGAACCCGGACTTCCTCACGCACGACTCCAATGCCACCAGCGCAGAATGGAAGGCCGGGAACGTCGCCCTGATGAGCATGTGGGGCTCCCGCACCGGCGTCCTGACCGTCAAGGAGGGCAACGATCCGGTCGTCGCGGCCAACACGGCCGTGGGCGCGCCCCTCACGGTCGGCGGCGGCAAGATCCCGGCGACCACCCTGTGGTGGGACGGCTGGACGGTCGCCAAGAACATCTCCGAGGACGACGCCAAGGCGACGTTCCTGGCCATGAAGAACGGCATTTCGCCCAGCATCCTGAACGACGAGACGATGGGTCAGGCGGTCTGGATGATCAAGGGCTACAAGCCCGCCCCGGTCAACGAGGGCGTCATGCAGACCATGGCGATGGGTGCCAAGCCCTACCCCATGCTGCCCTACATGGGCCTCCTCCACACCGCCATCGGCGACGGCCTCGCGCCGTTCCTGGCCGGCAAGAAGGACGCGGCGACGACGCTCGCGGACATCCAGGCCGCCTACGTCACCGCCGCGAAGGAAAAAGGGTTCCTGAAGTGA
- a CDS encoding adenylate/guanylate cyclase domain-containing protein produces MVAWRDDLRSLFTKYLIALFLAVAVPLTANGIVEAWFAYQDQRARLDALLGVEARGAANRIGNFVQGISDQLGWLVQLPWTEEIDERRQIDALRLLRQVPAVVNLMLVDGLGRERVYVSRVGLNRTEGRTDHRRDAAVEGARSRRLWYGQVTYNRGSEPYMTVAMAGNRPSVGIAVADVNLKLIWDVISVIRVGNTGYAFVLDELGRLIAHPDLGLVLKGDDEDSHRPFRAIREALGTASFATAVDAQGLAVAAASASVAGPGWTVVVVQPLAEAYGPIYAAIWRTAVLLISGLALAALLAWWLANRLSGPIRLLEKGTKRIGAGEFGHRVEIDSGDELQRLAESFNAMAEGLALSLERQERIDRLKRFLAPQVAELVDRSGDGSLLEARRTLVVALFCDLRGFTAFSAKAPPEEVMKVLSDYYEALGRVIAAHEATLASFTGDGVMVLVNAPVSADDPGRRALDLAADMQTNVQALVALWRMQGHRIGFGVGLAMGEATVGRVGNESRSDYTAIGSVVNLASRLCSAAADGEILVDRTLADVEAWRDRIVDKGSFTIKGFDDPIAVFALTTGQAAS; encoded by the coding sequence ATGGTGGCGTGGAGGGATGACTTGCGCTCGCTCTTCACCAAGTACCTGATCGCCCTGTTCCTCGCTGTTGCGGTGCCCCTGACGGCCAACGGGATCGTCGAAGCGTGGTTCGCTTATCAAGACCAGCGGGCCCGGCTTGACGCCCTCCTGGGGGTCGAGGCCCGTGGAGCCGCAAACCGTATCGGCAACTTCGTGCAAGGGATCTCGGATCAGCTCGGCTGGCTGGTCCAGCTGCCCTGGACCGAAGAAATCGACGAGCGCAGGCAAATCGACGCTCTGCGGCTCCTTCGCCAGGTGCCCGCCGTCGTCAACCTGATGCTGGTCGACGGACTCGGGCGAGAGCGGGTCTATGTTTCGCGCGTCGGACTCAACCGAACGGAGGGCCGTACGGACCACCGCCGCGATGCAGCCGTGGAAGGCGCGCGCAGCCGTCGCCTTTGGTACGGCCAAGTGACCTACAACCGTGGATCCGAACCCTACATGACGGTTGCGATGGCGGGTAACCGGCCTTCCGTTGGCATCGCGGTCGCGGACGTGAACCTGAAGCTGATTTGGGACGTCATATCCGTCATCCGGGTCGGCAACACCGGCTACGCTTTCGTGCTCGATGAGCTCGGCCGCCTGATCGCCCATCCCGACCTCGGCCTCGTGCTCAAGGGAGACGACGAGGACAGCCACAGGCCTTTCCGGGCGATCCGGGAAGCGCTCGGCACAGCCAGTTTCGCGACGGCGGTCGATGCGCAAGGGCTCGCGGTCGCGGCCGCATCGGCGTCTGTCGCTGGACCGGGCTGGACGGTTGTCGTCGTGCAGCCCTTGGCAGAAGCCTACGGTCCCATCTACGCCGCGATCTGGCGCACCGCGGTCCTGCTCATCTCCGGTCTGGCGCTTGCCGCGCTGCTTGCGTGGTGGCTCGCCAACCGCCTTTCCGGCCCTATCCGCTTGCTTGAAAAGGGCACTAAGCGGATCGGCGCAGGCGAGTTCGGCCACAGGGTCGAGATCGACTCGGGTGATGAACTCCAGCGGTTGGCGGAGAGCTTCAATGCCATGGCGGAAGGTCTCGCGCTCTCGCTGGAACGACAGGAGCGCATAGACCGGCTGAAGCGGTTTCTGGCGCCGCAAGTGGCTGAACTCGTCGACCGAAGCGGCGACGGATCCTTGCTGGAGGCGCGGCGCACGCTGGTTGTGGCGCTCTTCTGCGACCTGCGCGGTTTCACCGCCTTCTCAGCCAAGGCGCCGCCCGAGGAGGTGATGAAGGTGCTTTCGGATTACTACGAGGCGCTCGGCCGCGTCATAGCAGCCCACGAAGCAACTCTGGCGAGCTTCACGGGCGACGGCGTCATGGTTCTCGTCAACGCCCCCGTCTCGGCGGACGATCCCGGCAGACGGGCCCTCGATCTCGCAGCCGACATGCAGACGAACGTCCAGGCGCTCGTCGCGCTATGGCGGATGCAGGGGCATCGCATCGGCTTCGGTGTGGGCCTCGCCATGGGTGAGGCAACCGTGGGACGTGTCGGCAACGAGAGCCGGTCCGACTACACGGCGATTGGCAGCGTGGTCAACCTCGCGTCCCGGCTCTGCTCAGCGGCGGCGGATGGAGAGATCCTCGTCGACCGAACCCTCGCCGACGTCGAGGCCTGGCGCGACCGGATCGTCGACAAGGGCTCGTTCACGATCAAGGGGTTCGACGATCCGATTGCCGTCTTCGCCTTGACGACGGGCCAAGCCGCGTCCTGA
- the yacG gene encoding DNA gyrase inhibitor YacG produces the protein MTDPVVPKTRKARPCPICSRMSLAATYPFCSDRCRKVDLHRWLSGAYAIPAVESDDPDEEDTRS, from the coding sequence ATGACCGACCCCGTCGTCCCGAAAACCCGCAAGGCGCGCCCCTGCCCGATCTGCTCGCGCATGTCGCTCGCCGCCACCTATCCGTTCTGCTCTGACCGCTGCCGCAAGGTCGACCTGCACCGCTGGCTGAGCGGCGCCTACGCGATCCCGGCGGTGGAGAGCGACGATCCGGACGAGGAGGATACGCGGTCCTGA
- a CDS encoding UPF0262 family protein has protein sequence MEEGETRPGARLVEVVLDENSIARSTPDVEHERAVAIYDLIEENVFAPHGHDGGPYRLRLSLVESKMMLEISDTASDGRFTHILSLTPFRKIVKDYFLVCESYYAAIRTASPGQIEAIDMGRRGLHNEGSRVLMERLADKVAMDFDTARRLFTLVCALHWKG, from the coding sequence ATGGAGGAGGGTGAGACGAGACCGGGCGCCCGCCTCGTCGAGGTGGTGCTCGACGAGAATTCGATCGCGCGCTCGACGCCGGACGTCGAGCACGAGCGGGCCGTCGCGATCTACGACCTGATCGAGGAGAACGTGTTCGCGCCGCACGGACACGACGGAGGGCCGTACCGGCTGAGGCTCAGCCTGGTCGAGAGCAAGATGATGCTGGAGATCTCGGACACGGCCTCCGACGGCCGCTTCACCCACATCCTCTCGCTGACGCCCTTCCGCAAGATCGTCAAGGACTACTTCCTCGTCTGCGAGAGCTACTACGCGGCCATCCGCACGGCGAGCCCGGGGCAAATCGAGGCCATCGACATGGGGCGCCGGGGACTCCACAACGAGGGCTCGCGCGTCCTGATGGAACGCCTCGCCGACAAGGTGGCGATGGATTTCGACACCGCCCGGCGGCTGTTCACGCTCGTCTGCGCGCTGCACTGGAAAGGCTGA
- the infA gene encoding translation initiation factor IF-1, giving the protein MTKEEILEFPGIVIELLPNATFRVKLENDHEIIAHTAGRMRKNRIRVLAGDKVLVEMTPYDLTKGRITYRFK; this is encoded by the coding sequence ATGACCAAGGAAGAGATCCTGGAATTTCCCGGCATCGTGATCGAGCTCCTGCCCAACGCGACGTTCCGCGTGAAGCTCGAGAACGACCACGAAATTATCGCGCACACCGCCGGACGCATGCGCAAGAACCGGATCCGCGTTCTCGCCGGCGACAAGGTGCTGGTCGAGATGACGCCTTACGACCTCACCAAGGGTCGGATCACCTACCGCTTCAAGTGA
- a CDS encoding ABC transporter ATP-binding protein, with protein sequence MAEIRLKGLSKRWGAVTGVKAMTLTIADGEFLVLLGPSGCGKTTTMRMIAGLEDVSDGEIWIGDRLVNEIDPKDRDIAMVFQSYGLYPTMTVYENIRFPLKVRKVPPADHHDRVMRAAETVELSDLLDRKPAALSGGQRQRVALARAIVRKPKVFLMDEPLSNLDAKLRVSTRAQIKNLHHELKTTTIYVTHDQIEAMTLADRVVVMSKGEVQQVGTPLQIYDRPANTFVAAFIGNPAMNLVPGRLEAGTFTAPGVRIPGFGRVPDGPVTLGFRAEDVVVAPSGEVEAPVYTMELLGDASMATLHVGSGYVAVKAAKDFKAAIGDRLAVRVPARICHLFDPETGARIDHAAGA encoded by the coding sequence ATGGCCGAGATCCGCCTGAAGGGCCTTTCGAAGCGCTGGGGCGCGGTCACCGGCGTCAAGGCCATGACCCTCACCATCGCGGACGGCGAGTTCCTCGTTCTGCTGGGGCCGTCCGGCTGCGGCAAGACGACGACCATGCGCATGATCGCCGGCCTCGAGGACGTCAGCGACGGGGAGATCTGGATCGGAGACCGGCTCGTCAACGAGATCGATCCCAAGGATCGAGACATCGCGATGGTGTTCCAGTCCTACGGCCTCTACCCGACGATGACCGTCTACGAAAACATCCGCTTCCCGCTCAAGGTCAGGAAGGTCCCACCGGCGGATCATCACGACCGGGTCATGCGCGCCGCCGAGACCGTCGAGCTCTCGGACCTTCTGGACCGGAAGCCGGCGGCGCTTTCCGGCGGCCAGCGCCAGCGCGTCGCGCTCGCCCGGGCTATCGTCCGCAAGCCCAAGGTCTTCCTGATGGACGAGCCGCTGTCGAATCTGGACGCCAAGCTCCGGGTCTCGACGCGCGCGCAGATCAAGAACCTGCATCACGAGCTCAAGACGACGACCATCTACGTGACCCACGACCAGATCGAGGCCATGACGCTCGCCGACCGCGTCGTGGTCATGAGCAAGGGCGAGGTCCAGCAGGTCGGTACGCCGCTCCAGATCTACGACCGGCCCGCCAACACTTTCGTGGCCGCCTTCATCGGCAACCCGGCCATGAATCTGGTCCCCGGCCGGCTCGAGGCCGGCACCTTCACGGCCCCTGGCGTCCGCATCCCCGGCTTCGGGCGGGTGCCGGACGGCCCGGTCACGCTGGGCTTCCGCGCCGAGGACGTGGTGGTGGCCCCGAGCGGGGAGGTCGAGGCGCCCGTCTACACCATGGAACTGCTCGGCGACGCCTCGATGGCGACGCTCCACGTCGGCTCGGGCTACGTCGCCGTCAAGGCCGCCAAGGACTTCAAGGCGGCCATCGGGGACCGGCTCGCCGTGCGGGTTCCCGCCCGCATCTGCCACCTGTTCGACCCCGAGACGGGTGCGCGCATCGATCATGCCGCGGGCGCCTGA
- a CDS encoding carbohydrate ABC transporter permease gives MRHKTFLAFFLPTATAMFLFIALPIVSVLVQSVHAPHEQVIREVENCTPFGCTKSTTVDQDATAALRADQPLGRFVGLGIYGDRSHLAFSELAAAWAGSARLGDFFDRILHLPFYRALAFTLTYMATVTPLSIALGFFVALAVNAIPRLFRGPVIFVSLLPMIVTPLVGALILFWMVDSRGIIGAAVQWAAGDPNLSLKASTTLTWIMLIVYGIWSTAPFAFVVYYAGLQTVPQDTLESAMIDGASRWERVRYIVIPHLLPLTTFMALIKIMDNFRVFEPIVSFNAGAHAQSLSYFIYSDLGGETRLLSSAAATSVLTIGGVLVLLSPVLVRTWRSFGRA, from the coding sequence ATGAGGCACAAGACCTTCCTGGCGTTCTTTCTTCCCACCGCCACGGCGATGTTTCTCTTCATCGCCCTGCCCATCGTGTCGGTGCTGGTCCAGTCGGTCCACGCGCCCCACGAGCAGGTGATCCGGGAAGTCGAGAACTGCACGCCTTTCGGCTGCACCAAGTCGACGACCGTGGACCAGGACGCCACCGCGGCCCTGCGCGCCGATCAGCCCCTCGGGCGCTTCGTCGGCCTCGGCATCTACGGCGACAGGTCCCACCTGGCCTTCTCCGAACTGGCCGCCGCCTGGGCCGGCTCGGCGCGGCTCGGCGACTTCTTCGACCGCATCCTGCACCTGCCCTTCTACCGGGCACTCGCCTTCACGCTCACCTACATGGCGACGGTCACCCCCCTGTCGATCGCGCTCGGCTTCTTCGTGGCCCTGGCGGTCAACGCCATACCGCGCCTCTTCCGCGGGCCCGTGATCTTCGTCTCGCTCCTGCCGATGATCGTCACGCCCCTGGTCGGCGCCCTGATCCTGTTCTGGATGGTCGACTCGCGCGGCATCATCGGCGCCGCCGTGCAGTGGGCCGCCGGCGACCCGAACCTCTCCCTGAAGGCCTCGACGACGCTGACCTGGATCATGCTGATCGTCTACGGCATCTGGTCGACGGCGCCCTTCGCCTTCGTGGTCTACTACGCCGGCCTGCAGACCGTGCCGCAGGACACGCTGGAGAGCGCGATGATCGACGGCGCCAGCCGCTGGGAGCGCGTCCGCTACATCGTGATCCCGCACCTCCTGCCGCTGACGACCTTCATGGCGCTCATCAAGATCATGGACAACTTCCGTGTCTTCGAACCGATCGTCAGCTTCAACGCGGGCGCTCATGCCCAGTCGCTGTCCTACTTCATCTATTCCGATCTCGGAGGGGAGACCCGGCTCCTGTCGTCGGCCGCCGCCACCTCGGTGCTGACGATCGGCGGCGTGCTCGTGCTGCTGTCGCCCGTCCTGGTGAGGACCTGGCGTTCGTTCGGAAGGGCCTAG
- a CDS encoding Maf-like protein — MPDTRPKLVLASASPRRLGLLQQVGVEPDALKPADLDETPKKGEQPRSLATRLAAEKAAAIHEWCRTSEWAGAAVLAADTVVSVGRRILPKAEGIDEAYACLRLLSGRSHRVWTGVTVVSGKGSVRSRLVDARVRFKRLSGDEIDAYVASGEWRGKAGAYAIQGIAGGFVVKIVGSYTAIVGLPLTETLGLLEGAGYPVRAGWSSPLLTPGI; from the coding sequence ATGCCCGACACCCGCCCGAAGCTCGTCCTCGCCTCCGCGTCTCCCCGCCGGCTCGGCCTCCTGCAGCAGGTCGGCGTCGAACCCGACGCGCTGAAGCCGGCGGACCTGGACGAGACTCCGAAAAAGGGCGAGCAGCCGCGCAGCCTCGCCACCCGCCTCGCCGCCGAGAAGGCGGCGGCCATCCACGAATGGTGCAGGACGTCCGAGTGGGCGGGCGCCGCCGTGCTGGCGGCCGACACGGTGGTCAGCGTCGGGCGGCGCATCCTGCCCAAGGCGGAGGGAATCGACGAGGCCTACGCGTGCCTCCGCCTGCTGTCGGGCCGGTCGCATCGGGTGTGGACCGGCGTTACGGTGGTGTCGGGCAAGGGCAGCGTGCGCTCGCGCCTCGTCGATGCGCGCGTGCGTTTCAAGCGGCTCTCGGGCGACGAGATCGACGCCTACGTGGCCTCCGGCGAATGGCGCGGCAAGGCGGGGGCCTATGCGATCCAGGGCATCGCGGGCGGCTTCGTCGTCAAGATCGTCGGCTCCTACACGGCGATCGTCGGGCTTCCGCTCACCGAGACGCTCGGGCTCCTGGAGGGCGCCGGCTATCCGGTCCGGGCCGGCTGGAGTTCGCCGCTGCTCACCCCCGGGATCTGA
- a CDS encoding ABC transporter substrate-binding protein produces MPVIVLFRSTPAGPFTALTEAFRAGIADEGLVENETVRIDYRWGNNNPDLLPGIARELVDSAVSVIVGNSVAVEAARAATSTIPIVFVAADDPVKSGLVDNLARPSGNLTGLTFFGGGELAAKRTELLLEIVPQAHLVGLLLDPNYPAVESARRELEAAVNKLGRRFVVAESATSDAFEAAFAKISEAGAEALVVAGSPFQTSQRKKIVELSAARRLPAIYDQSSYVADGGLVSYATSFTAAYRQAGAYAARLAKGAKPADLPVLRPTIFELAVNLGTAKALGITIPNSILLQADEVIEP; encoded by the coding sequence ATGCCCGTCATCGTACTCTTTCGCAGTACGCCTGCTGGGCCGTTCACCGCCCTGACCGAGGCCTTTCGTGCCGGCATCGCAGACGAGGGACTTGTTGAAAACGAGACGGTCAGGATCGATTATCGCTGGGGAAACAACAATCCGGATCTCCTGCCGGGGATTGCCCGCGAGCTGGTCGATTCGGCAGTGTCGGTCATCGTCGGCAACAGCGTCGCGGTGGAGGCCGCACGGGCTGCCACGTCTACGATCCCGATCGTTTTCGTCGCTGCCGACGATCCGGTGAAGTCCGGCCTCGTCGACAATCTCGCCCGGCCGAGCGGCAACCTGACCGGACTGACCTTCTTCGGAGGTGGCGAGCTTGCTGCCAAACGGACAGAGTTACTGCTAGAGATTGTGCCGCAAGCGCATCTGGTCGGCTTGCTGCTGGATCCCAATTATCCGGCGGTCGAATCCGCCCGGCGCGAGCTCGAAGCTGCCGTCAACAAGCTGGGACGGCGGTTCGTCGTTGCGGAATCCGCGACCAGCGACGCTTTCGAGGCCGCGTTTGCAAAGATCAGTGAAGCCGGGGCCGAGGCGCTCGTCGTTGCGGGCAGCCCCTTCCAGACGAGTCAGCGAAAGAAGATAGTCGAGCTTTCAGCTGCGCGCAGGTTGCCCGCCATCTACGATCAATCCTCATACGTCGCCGACGGCGGGCTCGTCAGCTACGCGACAAGCTTTACGGCGGCGTATCGTCAGGCCGGCGCGTATGCCGCGCGTCTCGCCAAAGGTGCCAAGCCGGCGGACCTGCCCGTCCTGCGCCCAACGATCTTCGAGCTGGCAGTGAATCTCGGAACCGCGAAGGCTCTCGGCATCACCATTCCGAATTCGATCCTGCTCCAGGCCGACGAGGTTATCGAGCCCTGA
- a CDS encoding SDR family oxidoreductase: protein MLDATEAACLDAFPAIRTHREAWVGRYLVTGATGGMGVVLCRQLASAGHDLVMVGRRPAVMEALIADLKSCGQGSHSALEVDMADRGSVARFAAALAGSDIALDGAVIMPPQPARTADPMPAPEAWDALFDGSFLGPLGVLKAAIGKMSPRPAAGVRAKVVIVSGISSVQVLSHYATANVLRTAWLAQAKTLAFALGPQGIHVNTVSFGGTLTPHYLSLLQGRADAAGVALDELLAQDTENVPLRKYGSAEEAARTIAMLLSEVSDHMTGLNLLQDGGFTRAY from the coding sequence GTGCTGGACGCGACCGAGGCGGCGTGCCTTGATGCGTTCCCGGCGATCCGCACGCATCGGGAGGCATGGGTGGGACGGTATCTCGTAACGGGGGCGACCGGCGGCATGGGCGTTGTGCTTTGCCGCCAGCTGGCGAGCGCAGGCCACGACTTGGTAATGGTCGGCCGGCGACCGGCCGTGATGGAGGCCCTGATCGCCGATCTAAAGTCCTGCGGTCAGGGCAGCCACTCCGCCTTGGAGGTCGACATGGCGGACCGAGGGTCGGTCGCAAGGTTCGCGGCTGCATTGGCCGGATCCGACATTGCCCTCGACGGCGCTGTCATCATGCCGCCGCAGCCGGCCCGAACGGCCGATCCAATGCCTGCCCCCGAAGCCTGGGATGCGCTGTTCGACGGCAGCTTCCTCGGCCCGCTTGGGGTGCTCAAGGCCGCGATCGGAAAGATGAGCCCCCGGCCTGCTGCCGGCGTGCGGGCCAAAGTGGTCATCGTCTCGGGCATCTCGTCTGTCCAGGTGCTCAGCCACTATGCGACCGCCAACGTCTTGCGGACGGCGTGGCTCGCCCAGGCGAAGACCCTTGCGTTCGCGCTCGGTCCGCAGGGCATACACGTCAACACCGTCTCGTTCGGGGGAACCTTGACGCCGCATTACCTGAGCCTGCTCCAAGGCCGCGCGGATGCCGCCGGCGTGGCGCTGGACGAGCTCCTCGCGCAAGACACAGAGAACGTGCCGCTCCGAAAGTACGGGTCGGCCGAGGAGGCGGCGCGCACGATCGCCATGCTTCTTTCCGAGGTCTCAGACCACATGACCGGACTCAACCTGCTGCAGGACGGCGGTTTCACGCGGGCCTACTGA